The proteins below are encoded in one region of Sphingobium yanoikuyae:
- a CDS encoding acyl-CoA dehydrogenase family protein gives MSILYDDAQQAIGGEAVRILADRTRSETLKALLETTGRYDMRFWETCKEQGWTAVGIPEVFGGIGLGLVELGLIAEAIGQVAGGAPFLGTGHGVAQAILRYGSDALKERWLPTLASGETIGAVAFAEGADMLPSEPALRLTHGRLVGAKPAVCAGAVAQVALVLASGKQGPVLALVELAGDGVTRNMVHTFDNSRCTADLHFDGVEASVLTGEGALLAARAVLELQAVVTAHEQVGGAEAMLGKARDYAMDRRAFGQLIGGFQSVKHRIAEGYVLVELARANAIHAAASEGEADFGRHAAAARLSATEAYDSVSRDATQVHGGIGVTWEADLHLHQRRARTLAIENGPALFWEDALVDYLVEEAA, from the coding sequence ATGTCGATATTATATGATGACGCACAGCAGGCGATCGGCGGAGAGGCCGTTCGTATTCTGGCCGACCGGACGCGCAGCGAGACGCTGAAGGCATTGCTGGAAACGACGGGGCGCTATGACATGCGCTTCTGGGAAACCTGCAAGGAGCAGGGTTGGACCGCCGTCGGCATACCAGAGGTGTTTGGCGGTATCGGTCTGGGTCTGGTCGAACTGGGGCTCATCGCAGAGGCCATTGGGCAGGTCGCTGGCGGCGCGCCTTTTCTCGGCACCGGCCACGGCGTGGCCCAAGCCATTTTGCGCTACGGCTCGGACGCGTTAAAAGAGCGCTGGCTGCCGACATTGGCAAGTGGCGAAACGATCGGTGCGGTCGCTTTTGCTGAAGGCGCCGATATGCTGCCATCGGAGCCGGCTTTGCGCCTTACGCACGGCCGCCTTGTCGGAGCGAAGCCGGCGGTTTGCGCTGGCGCCGTCGCCCAGGTCGCGCTCGTGCTGGCTTCGGGCAAACAGGGTCCAGTTCTCGCGCTGGTTGAACTGGCTGGGGACGGGGTAACGCGGAATATGGTCCACACTTTCGACAATAGCCGCTGCACGGCCGACCTGCACTTCGATGGCGTGGAAGCGTCCGTCCTGACCGGCGAGGGTGCGCTGCTTGCGGCCCGCGCTGTGCTGGAACTGCAGGCCGTCGTGACCGCGCATGAACAGGTGGGCGGGGCCGAGGCGATGCTGGGCAAGGCGCGCGACTATGCGATGGATCGCCGCGCCTTTGGCCAGTTGATCGGTGGATTCCAGTCCGTGAAGCACCGTATTGCCGAGGGTTATGTTCTGGTGGAACTGGCTCGCGCCAATGCCATCCATGCTGCGGCTTCCGAAGGCGAAGCCGATTTCGGCCGCCATGCCGCTGCGGCGCGGCTGTCTGCAACCGAAGCTTATGATAGCGTTTCGCGCGATGCGACACAGGTGCACGGTGGCATTGGCGTCACTTGGGAAGCCGACCTTCACCTGCATCAGCGCCGCGCGCGGACGCTTGCGATCGAGAATGGCCCCGCCTTGTTCTGGGAAGATGCCCTGGTAGACTATCTGGTGGAAGAGGCCGCATGA
- a CDS encoding acyl-CoA dehydrogenase family protein, with translation MSIDLEIYRADAKAWLETKAMEFGHAARRGLSEEEDLTLGRRWQAEKFAAGYSAINWSKEHGGQGLGALEKLAFEQEEMKHSFPNDYFGVSLGMPVPIMLRYVKGDWARERATKALKGEEIWCQLFSEPAAGSDLAGLRTRADRDDAAGDWIINGQKLWTTWAQYADYGVIVARSDPTVAKHRGLTYFWVNMKSPGVTVRPVRLAEGRSEVNEVFFDDVRIADSQRLGSVGGGFGVAMETLMIERYQATDPAGFGPPIDLFVEEAKTIRIGGKSAIEDGRVRERIARTYAAQSALAAIHRRALLSLAAGMQPGPEGSVHKLVSVRTRQKLSEFAMDLKGVDGMRYDEDKTRKESWSKSWMTAPTGRIAGGADEMLLNTIAEKILGLPQDHRPDKGVAFNDFPR, from the coding sequence ATGAGTATCGATCTGGAAATCTATCGCGCCGACGCGAAGGCATGGCTCGAAACGAAAGCCATGGAGTTCGGGCACGCCGCGCGCCGGGGCCTGTCCGAAGAGGAAGATCTGACACTCGGCCGGCGCTGGCAGGCGGAAAAATTCGCGGCGGGCTATTCAGCCATCAACTGGTCCAAGGAGCATGGAGGCCAGGGACTAGGTGCGTTGGAGAAACTCGCCTTCGAACAGGAAGAGATGAAGCACAGCTTTCCGAACGACTATTTCGGCGTCAGTCTCGGGATGCCGGTGCCCATCATGCTGCGTTATGTGAAGGGGGATTGGGCGCGCGAACGCGCGACCAAGGCGTTGAAGGGGGAGGAGATCTGGTGCCAACTCTTTTCCGAGCCGGCTGCGGGATCGGATCTTGCCGGCCTGCGGACGCGGGCGGATCGCGACGACGCCGCCGGGGACTGGATAATCAACGGCCAGAAATTGTGGACCACCTGGGCGCAATATGCCGATTATGGCGTCATCGTCGCGCGCAGCGATCCGACGGTAGCCAAGCATCGGGGTCTTACCTATTTCTGGGTCAACATGAAGTCTCCCGGTGTCACGGTCAGGCCGGTCAGGCTGGCGGAAGGACGTTCCGAGGTAAATGAGGTCTTCTTCGACGACGTCCGAATTGCCGATAGCCAGAGGCTGGGTTCGGTCGGCGGTGGTTTTGGCGTGGCCATGGAGACGCTGATGATCGAGCGCTACCAGGCGACCGATCCGGCTGGATTCGGCCCACCCATCGACCTGTTCGTCGAGGAAGCGAAGACGATCCGCATCGGTGGCAAGTCCGCGATCGAAGACGGGCGCGTGCGGGAACGCATTGCCCGAACCTATGCCGCGCAATCCGCTCTGGCGGCAATCCATCGCAGGGCTTTGCTCAGTCTGGCTGCCGGTATGCAGCCTGGCCCTGAAGGATCGGTCCATAAACTGGTATCTGTCCGCACCCGTCAAAAGTTGAGCGAATTCGCGATGGATCTCAAGGGCGTCGATGGGATGCGCTATGATGAGGATAAGACGCGCAAGGAAAGCTGGTCGAAAAGCTGGATGACCGCGCCCACCGGCCGCATCGCGGGGGGCGCGGACGAAATGCTGCTCAATACAATCGCTGAAAAGATATTGGGGCTGCCGCAGGACCACAGGCCGGACAAGGGTGTCGCCTTTAACGACTTTCCACGCTGA